A stretch of Rhizobium sp. TH2 DNA encodes these proteins:
- a CDS encoding MerR family DNA-binding transcriptional regulator: MTKLYSITEMTREFDISTRTLRFYEDEGLIHPERRGRTRLYRTADRHLIAQVLRGRRIGFTIAEIREIIQVYNEPPGEAGQLKLLIRKVEEKRDGLRQRRKDIDETIGELDNIEESCLNRLAEIGVST; this comes from the coding sequence GTGACCAAGCTCTACAGCATTACCGAAATGACGCGCGAGTTCGATATTTCGACGCGTACGCTCCGGTTCTACGAGGACGAAGGGCTGATCCATCCGGAACGCCGGGGGCGCACGCGGCTCTACCGCACCGCCGACCGGCATCTGATCGCGCAGGTCCTGCGCGGGCGGCGGATCGGCTTCACGATCGCTGAGATCAGGGAGATCATCCAGGTCTACAATGAACCACCCGGCGAAGCCGGTCAGTTGAAGCTCTTGATCAGGAAGGTCGAGGAAAAGCGCGACGGGCTCAGGCAGCGACGCAAGGATATCGACGAGACGATCGGCGAACTCGACAATATCGAGGAATCCTGCCTCAATCGGCTGGCTGAAATCGGCGTCAGTAC
- the mgtE gene encoding magnesium transporter — protein sequence MSQDSSDEIEHAPEPEEKVELSDIYTEDGSVRGDFLTMVGAAIADRDVIWLRRNVGSLHISELGDVLEAILPDQRNALVHLLGDDFDFAALTEVDEAIRLEIVENIPNEAIAAGITDLDSDDAVYILEDLDDEDREEILAQLPFTERVRLRRSLDYPESSAGRRMRSEFVAVPPFWTIGQCIDYMREEQDLPDSFTEIFVIDPTFKLMGVVDLDSILRTKRAVKVEDIMRETNHPIPAEMDQEEAAQLFEQYDLLSAAVVDENDRLVGVLTIDDVVDVIHEEADEDIKRLAGVGDEELSDNVVSTVRSRFLWLFINFGTAFLSSTVIGLFDATIEEMVALAVLMPIVASMGGNAGTQTMTVTVRALATRDLDIYNSGRIIRRELGVGATNGLIFACLVGTVASFMYHDYHLGLVIGIALFVNFMMAALAGNLVPLLLNRFGADPAVASSVFVTMMTDMTGFFGFLGLATLWFALR from the coding sequence ATGTCGCAAGATAGCTCGGACGAAATCGAACACGCCCCTGAACCTGAAGAAAAGGTTGAGCTCTCCGATATCTATACGGAAGACGGTTCGGTCCGTGGTGACTTCCTCACCATGGTGGGCGCGGCTATTGCCGACCGCGACGTCATCTGGCTGCGCCGCAATGTCGGCAGCCTGCATATTTCCGAACTGGGCGACGTGCTCGAGGCGATCCTGCCCGACCAGCGTAACGCGCTGGTCCATTTGCTGGGCGACGACTTCGACTTTGCGGCACTGACCGAGGTCGACGAGGCAATCCGCCTCGAGATCGTTGAAAATATTCCGAACGAAGCGATCGCAGCGGGTATCACCGATCTCGATTCGGACGATGCCGTCTACATTCTCGAAGACCTCGACGACGAGGATCGGGAAGAGATTCTCGCTCAGCTGCCGTTCACCGAACGTGTACGGCTGCGCCGCTCGCTCGATTATCCCGAAAGCTCCGCCGGGCGCCGCATGCGCTCGGAATTCGTCGCGGTGCCGCCGTTCTGGACGATCGGCCAGTGCATCGACTACATGCGCGAAGAGCAGGACCTGCCCGACAGCTTTACCGAAATCTTCGTCATCGACCCGACCTTCAAGCTGATGGGCGTCGTCGACCTCGACAGCATCCTGCGCACCAAGCGCGCGGTGAAGGTCGAGGACATCATGCGCGAGACCAATCATCCGATTCCCGCCGAGATGGACCAGGAAGAGGCAGCACAGCTTTTCGAGCAATATGACCTTCTGTCCGCAGCGGTGGTGGACGAGAACGACCGTCTCGTCGGCGTGCTGACGATCGACGATGTCGTCGACGTCATCCATGAGGAGGCGGACGAGGATATCAAGCGCCTTGCCGGCGTCGGCGACGAGGAACTGTCGGACAATGTGGTCTCGACGGTGCGGTCGCGTTTCCTGTGGCTGTTCATCAATTTCGGGACGGCGTTCCTGTCATCGACGGTGATCGGGCTCTTCGATGCGACGATCGAGGAAATGGTGGCGCTGGCCGTGCTGATGCCGATCGTCGCCTCGATGGGCGGCAATGCCGGCACACAGACCATGACCGTGACTGTGCGCGCGCTCGCGACGCGTGATCTCGATATCTACAATTCTGGCCGCATCATCAGACGCGAACTCGGCGTCGGCGCCACCAACGGGCTGATTTTCGCCTGCCTGGTCGGAACGGTCGCGTCATTCATGTATCACGACTACCACCTCGGGCTGGTGATCGGGATCGCGCTCTTCGTCAATTTCATGATGGCGGCGCTTGCCGGCAACCTGGTTCCGCTGCTTCTCAATCGGTTCGGAGCGGATCCCGCCGTGGCGTCCTCAGTATTCGTCACGATGATGACCGACATGACCGGCTTCTTCGGATTTCTCGGCCTGGCGACACTGTGGTTCGCCCTGCGGTAA
- a CDS encoding Spy/CpxP family protein refolding chaperone produces the protein MTENNIGPEIEILPPEKPGWGRKLIIGGVAVVTIAGAGAYAFANNDDWGGRHKFMRGYMEYRLDQMLTDAGASDDQKSKLKALVTSTVDEVRPDRETRMAMRDEIIKLIEAPTIDRTAIEALRAKQMAQFEERSKTIAKAVADAAEILTPEQRMKLVEEMKEFGPHGRW, from the coding sequence ATGACCGAGAACAACATTGGGCCGGAAATCGAGATTCTCCCCCCTGAAAAGCCCGGCTGGGGTCGCAAGCTGATCATCGGCGGCGTGGCCGTCGTCACGATCGCGGGTGCCGGCGCATATGCCTTCGCCAACAACGACGATTGGGGCGGACGCCACAAGTTCATGCGCGGCTACATGGAATACCGGCTTGACCAGATGCTGACCGATGCCGGCGCATCGGACGACCAGAAATCGAAACTCAAGGCGCTCGTCACGTCGACCGTGGACGAGGTTCGCCCGGACAGGGAGACACGGATGGCCATGCGAGACGAAATCATCAAGCTTATTGAAGCTCCCACCATCGACCGGACTGCGATCGAGGCTCTGCGCGCCAAACAGATGGCTCAGTTCGAAGAACGGTCGAAAACCATTGCCAAAGCGGTTGCCGATGCGGCAGAAATCCTTACCCCCGAACAGCGCATGAAGCTGGTCGAGGAAATGAAGGAATTCGGCCCTCACGGCCGCTGGTAA
- a CDS encoding response regulator encodes MAAEVLIIDDDTRLAAMLSDYLRSAGFTTRSAATGNSGLQEIARKAPDAVILDVMLPDHDGFEICRRIRAGSGLPILMLTAKGEETDRIVGLELGADDYLAKPFSPRELAARLKAILRRTQGSSSIAPMDILRFGRLEIDRGQRCVRLDGNERPMTGYQFALLVNMAENAGRVLSRERLMELTKGEELEAFDRSIDVHISRIRAAIETDPKHPRRIITLRGSGYIFARNQDESDR; translated from the coding sequence ATGGCGGCGGAAGTGCTGATTATCGACGATGACACACGTCTCGCCGCCATGCTTTCCGACTATCTGCGATCGGCAGGTTTTACGACCCGCAGCGCGGCCACAGGCAATTCCGGCCTCCAGGAAATTGCTCGAAAGGCGCCTGACGCTGTGATCCTCGACGTGATGCTCCCCGATCACGACGGGTTCGAAATCTGCCGCCGCATCCGCGCCGGCTCCGGTCTCCCGATCCTCATGCTGACTGCGAAGGGTGAGGAAACGGATCGTATAGTGGGATTGGAGCTCGGCGCGGACGATTATCTGGCCAAACCTTTCAGTCCGCGCGAACTGGCGGCGCGGCTGAAAGCCATCCTGCGGCGTACGCAAGGCTCGTCGTCGATCGCGCCGATGGACATATTGCGTTTCGGTCGGCTGGAGATCGACCGTGGCCAGCGTTGCGTACGGCTCGACGGCAATGAACGCCCCATGACCGGCTACCAGTTCGCGCTGCTCGTCAACATGGCCGAGAATGCCGGCCGCGTGCTGTCGCGTGAACGGCTGATGGAACTAACCAAGGGCGAGGAACTCGAGGCCTTCGACCGTTCGATCGATGTGCATATCTCCCGCATCCGGGCGGCCATCGAGACCGACCCCAAGCATCCGCGCCGCATCATCACGCTGCGTGGATCGGGCTATATCTTCGCCCGCAACCAGGACGAATCCGACCGATGA
- a CDS encoding HAMP domain-containing sensor histidine kinase produces MIRSRLYIKMYLTVLCGLLLVVLSLGTYAMMGDFGDEDHGFSGKLDRFASAMLSADMTRAERQEMLERLAKGLDADVGLFDKDERFIQGAGAMATREGATIFLDERNRHRKEFEADLPDGSHVRVFMDRGFDKSRWHFLTAILIVALAIGVASLPAVRYLTRRLEQLRRGVEHWGDGALSSRVEVCGRDEIAQVAKSFNRAADRVEGVINSQKSLLANASHELRSPLARLRMATEMFEASPSDELRKEIVCNLAELDELVDEILLKSRIDSDQKMDLGQLVDLLPLAAEEAATVNAEIEGGSLTIPGNERLLRRMIRNLLQNAARHGKPPVTIHLSSNKGLATIAVCDKGDGIRPEEEARVFEPFYRPEGRSESAGGWGLGLALVAEIARLHRGRAWYSALDDGGACFTVELPLDPAPAKSA; encoded by the coding sequence ATGATCCGCAGCCGTCTCTATATCAAGATGTATCTCACGGTTCTCTGCGGCCTGCTGCTCGTCGTTCTGTCGCTTGGAACCTATGCGATGATGGGCGATTTCGGCGACGAGGACCATGGCTTCTCCGGCAAGCTCGACCGTTTTGCCAGCGCCATGCTCAGCGCCGACATGACAAGGGCTGAGCGGCAGGAGATGCTGGAAAGGCTCGCCAAGGGCCTCGACGCCGATGTCGGCCTGTTCGACAAGGACGAGCGTTTCATCCAGGGCGCCGGCGCCATGGCCACGCGCGAGGGCGCGACCATTTTCCTCGACGAGCGCAACCGCCATCGTAAGGAATTCGAAGCCGATCTGCCCGACGGAAGCCATGTGCGAGTGTTTATGGACCGCGGCTTCGACAAGTCACGGTGGCATTTCCTCACCGCGATCCTGATCGTGGCGCTCGCCATCGGCGTCGCGTCACTGCCCGCTGTCCGCTATCTTACGCGACGTCTGGAGCAATTGCGCCGGGGCGTCGAGCACTGGGGCGACGGCGCGCTGTCGAGCCGTGTCGAGGTCTGCGGCCGTGACGAGATCGCCCAGGTGGCGAAGAGCTTCAATCGCGCCGCCGACCGGGTCGAGGGCGTGATCAATTCACAGAAGAGCCTGCTCGCCAATGCCAGCCACGAGCTTCGCTCGCCGCTTGCGCGCCTGCGCATGGCGACGGAAATGTTCGAGGCCTCGCCTAGCGATGAGCTACGCAAGGAAATTGTCTGCAATCTCGCCGAACTCGATGAACTGGTTGATGAAATCCTTCTCAAGAGCCGTATCGACAGTGACCAGAAGATGGATCTCGGCCAGTTGGTGGACCTGCTGCCGCTCGCAGCCGAAGAGGCCGCCACCGTCAATGCCGAGATCGAGGGCGGGTCCCTCACCATCCCGGGCAACGAACGGTTGCTGCGCCGCATGATCCGCAATCTGCTGCAGAACGCGGCCCGCCACGGCAAGCCGCCGGTCACCATCCATCTCTCGTCGAACAAGGGGCTGGCGACGATCGCCGTCTGCGACAAGGGCGATGGCATAAGGCCCGAGGAAGAGGCACGCGTGTTCGAACCCTTCTATCGGCCCGAGGGCCGCAGCGAATCCGCTGGCGGCTGGGGCCTGGGCCTGGCGCTGGTCGCCGAAATCGCCCGGCTTCACCGTGGCCGCGCTTGGTACAGTGCGCTCGACGATGGCGGTGCCTGTTTCACTGTCGAACTGCCGCTCGATCCGGCGCCTGCCAAGAGCGCATGA
- a CDS encoding DMT family transporter produces MPAHPPTEQNGLFKGLAIMAFAMMILPCMDGIAKYLSTFQAMSPGQVTFYRFFFQLVLTVPLLLTVAGSGAFRAKRPWMNLMRGALHAAATLLFFTAIKYMPLADVFAIYFVEPFMLTAMSAAFLGEKVGWRRWVAILIGFGGAMIIIQPSFEIFGVMSLLPVLCAFLFALYLFMNRAIGEADPPLTMQTISGLGGTIFMAVVLLIGDGLGNADFQMALPDSGFSLMLLIVLGALSGYGHLLVLRAFRLAPVSILAPFQYFEIISATILGFTLFGEFPTPSKWLGVAIIVGSGLYIIWRERRVQKEAAGVP; encoded by the coding sequence ATGCCCGCCCATCCACCGACCGAACAGAACGGCCTTTTCAAAGGCCTGGCGATCATGGCTTTCGCCATGATGATCCTGCCCTGCATGGATGGGATCGCCAAATATCTCTCGACCTTCCAGGCCATGTCGCCGGGGCAGGTAACGTTCTACCGCTTCTTCTTCCAGCTTGTGCTCACGGTGCCGCTGCTGCTTACCGTGGCGGGATCAGGCGCCTTCCGGGCCAAGCGGCCGTGGATGAACCTCATGCGCGGCGCGCTGCATGCTGCGGCGACCTTGCTCTTCTTCACCGCGATCAAATATATGCCGCTGGCGGATGTCTTCGCGATCTATTTCGTCGAGCCGTTCATGCTGACGGCCATGTCGGCGGCCTTTCTCGGCGAGAAGGTGGGCTGGCGACGCTGGGTGGCGATTCTCATCGGCTTCGGCGGCGCGATGATCATCATCCAGCCGAGCTTCGAGATATTCGGGGTTATGTCGCTGCTGCCTGTGCTCTGCGCCTTCCTCTTCGCGCTCTATCTCTTCATGAACCGGGCGATCGGCGAGGCCGATCCACCGCTGACCATGCAGACGATTTCTGGCCTGGGCGGCACGATCTTCATGGCTGTTGTGCTGCTGATCGGTGACGGGCTGGGGAATGCCGATTTTCAGATGGCTCTGCCGGATTCAGGCTTCAGTCTCATGCTGCTGATCGTGCTCGGCGCGCTGTCCGGCTACGGCCACCTTCTGGTGCTTCGGGCGTTCCGGCTGGCGCCGGTGTCGATCCTGGCGCCGTTCCAGTATTTCGAGATCATCTCGGCGACGATCTTGGGCTTCACGCTGTTCGGCGAGTTCCCGACGCCATCGAAATGGCTGGGTGTCGCCATCATCGTCGGCTCCGGCCTCTACATCATCTGGCGCGAGCGGCGGGTGCAGAAGGAAGCGGCCGGCGTGCCTTAG
- a CDS encoding 3-keto-5-aminohexanoate cleavage protein, giving the protein MIVQACINGPRPAEYHPRLPLTAVTMVADAKVCIAAGAAELHVHPRSNGRETLAAINETIPLVRAACPGTLIGVSTGAWIENDIQRTRDLIREWTQLPDYASVNLSEADAPDIITLLDEIGVGVEAGLATVADAERFVTLPNAGRSFRILIEIDEQDWNSGLAIAEGIEAVLTRAGIHWPTLLHGFDTTVWPFVDLAAERRFSTRVGLEDGKLLPDGSEARDNAELVSAAVSKFRSALDAMTQS; this is encoded by the coding sequence ATGATCGTCCAAGCCTGTATCAATGGCCCTCGCCCGGCCGAATACCATCCTCGCCTGCCGCTGACGGCAGTAACAATGGTGGCCGATGCCAAGGTCTGCATTGCAGCCGGTGCTGCGGAACTCCATGTCCATCCGCGCTCGAACGGCCGCGAAACGCTTGCCGCCATCAACGAGACGATTCCCCTTGTCCGCGCCGCCTGCCCCGGCACTCTGATCGGCGTTTCCACGGGCGCCTGGATCGAGAACGATATCCAACGGACACGTGATCTGATCCGGGAGTGGACGCAGTTGCCGGACTACGCATCCGTGAACCTTTCCGAAGCCGATGCCCCTGATATCATCACGCTTCTGGACGAGATCGGCGTCGGCGTCGAGGCGGGCCTCGCCACGGTGGCCGATGCCGAGCGTTTCGTGACATTGCCGAATGCCGGACGGTCGTTCCGCATCCTGATCGAAATAGACGAGCAGGATTGGAACAGCGGCTTGGCCATCGCCGAGGGGATCGAGGCCGTCCTTACGCGCGCCGGCATCCACTGGCCCACCCTCCTGCATGGATTTGACACCACTGTCTGGCCATTCGTTGATCTCGCGGCCGAGCGGCGTTTCTCAACGCGCGTCGGTCTCGAAGACGGCAAACTCCTTCCGGATGGCTCGGAGGCACGCGACAATGCCGAGCTTGTCTCCGCTGCGGTATCGAAATTCCGCAGCGCGCTGGATGCGATGACGCAATCATAG
- a CDS encoding S-(hydroxymethyl)glutathione dehydrogenase/class III alcohol dehydrogenase, whose amino-acid sequence MDVRAAVATQAGKPLEIMTVQLEGPRAGEVLIEVKATGICHTDDFTLSGADPEGLFPAILGHEGAGIVVDVGPGVTSVKKGDHVIPLYTPECRSCPSCLSRKTNLCTAIRATQGQGLMPDGTSRFSIGKDKIHHYMGCSTFANFTVLPEIAVAKVREDAPFDKICYIGCGVTTGIGAVINTAKVEMGATAIVFGLGGIGLNVIQGLKLAGADMIIGVDINNDKKAWGERFGMTHFVNPKDVDGDMVPHLVNMTKRGADQIGGADYTFDCTGNTKVMRQALEASHRGWGKSVVIGVAGAGQEISTRPFQLVTGRTWMGTAFGGARGRTDVPKIVDWYMDGKIQIDPMITHTMPLEDINKGFELMHSGESVRGVVVY is encoded by the coding sequence ATGGACGTTCGTGCAGCCGTGGCCACGCAGGCCGGCAAGCCACTTGAAATCATGACCGTGCAGCTCGAGGGCCCGAGGGCCGGCGAAGTGCTGATCGAGGTCAAGGCGACCGGCATCTGCCACACCGACGATTTCACGCTTTCTGGCGCGGATCCCGAGGGCCTGTTCCCGGCCATTCTCGGCCATGAAGGCGCGGGCATCGTGGTCGATGTCGGCCCGGGCGTGACATCCGTCAAGAAGGGCGACCATGTCATCCCGCTCTACACGCCGGAATGCCGCTCCTGCCCCTCCTGCCTCAGCCGCAAGACCAATCTCTGCACCGCCATCCGCGCCACGCAGGGCCAGGGCCTGATGCCCGACGGCACCAGCCGCTTCTCGATCGGCAAGGACAAGATCCACCATTATATGGGCTGCTCGACCTTCGCCAACTTTACCGTGCTACCCGAGATCGCGGTCGCCAAGGTGCGTGAGGACGCCCCCTTCGACAAGATCTGCTACATCGGCTGCGGTGTGACGACGGGCATCGGCGCTGTCATCAACACGGCCAAGGTCGAGATGGGCGCCACGGCGATCGTCTTCGGTCTTGGCGGCATTGGCCTCAACGTCATCCAGGGCCTCAAGCTCGCAGGCGCCGACATGATCATCGGCGTCGACATCAACAATGACAAGAAGGCCTGGGGCGAACGCTTTGGAATGACTCACTTTGTCAATCCCAAGGACGTCGATGGCGACATGGTTCCCCATCTCGTCAACATGACAAAACGCGGTGCCGACCAGATCGGCGGCGCCGACTATACGTTCGATTGCACCGGCAATACCAAGGTCATGCGGCAGGCGCTCGAAGCGTCGCATCGCGGCTGGGGCAAGTCGGTCGTCATCGGCGTCGCCGGCGCCGGCCAGGAAATCTCCACCCGTCCCTTCCAGCTGGTCACCGGCCGCACCTGGATGGGCACTGCTTTCGGCGGTGCGCGCGGCCGCACCGACGTGCCGAAGATCGTCGACTGGTATATGGACGGCAAGATCCAGATCGACCCGATGATCACCCACACCATGCCGCTCGAAGACATCAACAAGGGTTTCGAGCTGATGCATTCGGGCGAGAGCGTCCGTGGCGTGGTGGTTTACTGA
- a CDS encoding GNAT family N-acetyltransferase, which translates to MIKTQRLLLREHRIDDFAAYIPLWTQRLPGSDGGYRFPPLRDEDVWARLLRWIGHRHVFGFGPFLAFDLASGRLCGEVGFGHFHRGNGPTFDGVPETMWTLHPDFHGRGLAGEAAMAAIEWFDRHYPSPRTVCMIEPDNTASLKLAERFGFREFGRGKYKGSLNIFLERMR; encoded by the coding sequence ATGATCAAAACACAGCGCCTGCTCCTCCGCGAACACCGCATCGACGACTTTGCTGCCTATATCCCGCTCTGGACCCAGCGTCTGCCGGGTTCCGATGGCGGCTACCGGTTTCCGCCGCTCAGGGATGAGGACGTTTGGGCGCGGTTGCTGCGCTGGATCGGTCACCGGCATGTCTTCGGCTTTGGGCCTTTCCTGGCTTTCGACCTGGCATCTGGCAGGCTTTGCGGCGAGGTCGGCTTCGGTCACTTCCATCGTGGCAATGGCCCCACGTTCGACGGTGTGCCGGAGACGATGTGGACTTTGCATCCTGATTTTCACGGCAGGGGATTGGCGGGCGAGGCGGCAATGGCCGCGATCGAATGGTTTGACCGGCATTACCCATCGCCACGCACCGTCTGCATGATCGAGCCGGACAATACGGCGTCGCTCAAGCTGGCCGAGCGGTTCGGCTTTCGCGAGTTCGGACGCGGTAAATACAAAGGCAGCCTGAACATCTTCCTCGAGAGGATGCGCTAA
- a CDS encoding DUF416 family protein, which translates to MIHRYDETARTQALAGLPIMKAAAFAAAVTTRQTINYEHCASALGLASPSRYREITAQLWELILSDELDNTGWDALLEEVMDMFAPETSDQWLRVALVEDAVSSLAYAIRFVLTHSAQEAAWAGRRAYEITDQITIAKLDFLPEDLLSEDTILSDVIVQRELGRQSRDIELLGSDSNYTSIKALRDLAHSETVLTNEELSQLDAWQRLRPTKSG; encoded by the coding sequence TTGATCCATCGCTATGACGAAACGGCACGGACGCAAGCACTTGCGGGCCTTCCGATCATGAAGGCGGCGGCCTTCGCTGCCGCAGTGACGACGCGGCAAACCATAAACTACGAACATTGCGCAAGTGCCTTGGGGCTGGCATCACCGAGCAGATATCGCGAGATCACGGCTCAACTTTGGGAACTAATCCTATCCGACGAGCTCGACAATACTGGCTGGGATGCGCTGCTTGAAGAAGTCATGGATATGTTCGCCCCGGAAACTTCGGATCAATGGCTTCGCGTCGCCCTCGTTGAAGATGCAGTTTCATCCTTGGCCTATGCAATCCGCTTTGTTCTTACCCATAGCGCCCAGGAGGCAGCATGGGCAGGCCGACGCGCGTATGAAATAACCGACCAAATCACGATCGCGAAACTCGATTTCCTCCCTGAAGATCTTCTTTCTGAGGACACCATTCTATCGGACGTAATTGTCCAACGTGAGCTTGGCCGGCAATCCAGGGACATTGAACTGCTTGGAAGTGATTCCAACTACACGTCTATCAAAGCCTTGCGTGACCTGGCGCATTCCGAAACGGTGCTCACGAACGAGGAATTATCTCAGCTTGATGCTTGGCAACGCCTCCGCCCAACCAAAAGCGGTTGA
- the rplQ gene encoding 50S ribosomal protein L17, translated as MRHGMVGRKLNRTASHRKAMFANMAASLIEHEQIVTTLPKAKEIRPIVEKLVTLGKKGSLHARRQAISQIGSAELVAKLFSAIAPRYVNRNGGYIRIMKAGFRHGDNAPLAVVEFVDRDVSAKGAADHARVEAEKAAEAA; from the coding sequence ATGCGCCATGGTATGGTCGGCCGCAAGCTCAACAGAACCGCAAGCCATCGCAAGGCGATGTTTGCAAATATGGCAGCCTCGCTCATCGAGCATGAGCAGATTGTCACCACCTTGCCGAAGGCAAAGGAAATCCGTCCGATCGTCGAAAAGCTCGTGACGCTCGGCAAGAAGGGTAGCCTTCACGCCCGCCGCCAGGCGATCTCGCAGATCGGCTCTGCCGAACTGGTCGCCAAGCTGTTTTCGGCAATCGCACCGCGCTATGTCAACCGCAATGGCGGCTACATCCGCATCATGAAGGCTGGCTTCCGCCACGGCGACAACGCCCCGCTCGCGGTCGTCGAATTCGTCGATCGCGACGTCTCGGCCAAGGGTGCCGCTGACCACGCGCGCGTCGAAGCCGAGAAGGCCGCCGAAGCGGCCTGA
- a CDS encoding DNA-directed RNA polymerase subunit alpha produces MIQKNWQELIKPNKVEFSSSSRIKAVLVAEPLERGFGLTLGNALRRILLSSLRGAAVTAVQIDGVLHEFSSIPGVREDVTDIVLNIKEIAIKMDGDDPKRMVVRKQGPGQVTAGDIQTVGDIEILNPNHVICTLDEGAEIRMEFTVANGKGYVPADRNRSEDAPIGLIPVDSLFSPVKKVSYKVENTREGQVLDYDKLTMTIETDGSVTGEDAVAFAARILQDQLSVFVNFDEPQKEAEEEAITELAFNPALLKKVDELELSVRSANCLKNDNIVYIGDLIQKTEAEMLRTPNFGRKSLNEIKEVLASMGLHLGMEVPAWPPENIEELAKRYEDQY; encoded by the coding sequence ATGATTCAGAAGAACTGGCAGGAACTCATCAAGCCGAACAAGGTCGAGTTTTCGTCTTCGAGCCGCATAAAGGCTGTCCTTGTTGCAGAGCCGCTCGAGCGTGGATTTGGCCTCACCCTCGGCAATGCGCTCCGCCGTATCCTGCTCTCCTCGCTCCGCGGTGCGGCTGTGACGGCAGTGCAGATCGACGGCGTGCTGCACGAATTCTCCTCCATCCCCGGCGTTCGGGAAGATGTGACGGACATCGTGCTCAACATCAAGGAAATCGCCATCAAGATGGATGGCGACGATCCCAAGCGCATGGTCGTGCGCAAGCAGGGTCCGGGTCAGGTGACCGCAGGCGACATTCAGACCGTCGGCGACATCGAGATACTCAACCCGAACCACGTGATCTGCACGCTCGACGAGGGCGCCGAGATCCGCATGGAATTCACCGTTGCCAATGGCAAGGGCTACGTTCCCGCGGACCGCAATCGCTCCGAAGACGCGCCGATCGGCCTCATCCCGGTCGACAGCCTGTTCTCGCCGGTCAAGAAAGTGTCCTACAAGGTGGAAAACACCCGTGAAGGCCAGGTTCTCGACTACGACAAGCTGACCATGACCATCGAGACCGACGGTTCCGTCACGGGCGAAGATGCCGTTGCTTTCGCCGCCCGCATTCTTCAGGACCAGCTGTCTGTGTTTGTCAACTTCGACGAGCCGCAGAAGGAAGCCGAAGAGGAAGCCATCACCGAGCTCGCCTTCAACCCGGCGCTGCTCAAGAAGGTGGACGAACTCGAGCTTTCCGTGCGTTCGGCCAACTGCCTCAAGAACGACAACATCGTCTATATCGGCGACCTCATTCAGAAGACCGAAGCCGAAATGCTTCGCACTCCGAATTTCGGCCGCAAGTCGCTCAACGAGATCAAGGAAGTTCTCGCGTCCATGGGCCTCCATCTTGGTATGGAAGTTCCCGCCTGGCCGCCCGAGAACATCGAAGAACTCGCCAAGCGCTACGAAGATCAATACTGA
- the rpsK gene encoding 30S ribosomal protein S11 — protein MAKEAARVRRRERKNISSGVAHVNSTFNNTMITITDAQGNAIAWSSAGAKGFKGSRKSTPFAAQMAAEDCAKKAQEHGMKSLEVEVCGPGSGRESALRALQAAGFMITSIRDVTPIPHNGCRPRKKRRV, from the coding sequence ATGGCCAAGGAAGCCGCACGCGTCCGCCGTCGCGAACGCAAGAATATTTCGTCGGGTGTCGCTCACGTCAACTCGACCTTCAACAACACGATGATCACCATCACGGATGCGCAGGGCAATGCGATTGCCTGGTCGTCGGCTGGCGCCAAGGGCTTCAAGGGCTCGCGCAAGTCGACTCCGTTCGCTGCGCAGATGGCAGCTGAAGACTGCGCCAAGAAGGCTCAGGAACACGGCATGAAGTCGCTGGAAGTGGAAGTCTGCGGTCCGGGCTCGGGTCGTGAATCCGCTCTTCGCGCGCTCCAGGCTGCCGGTTTCATGATCACCTCGATCCGCGATGTGACCCCGATCCCGCACAATGGCTGCCGCCCGCGCAAGAAGCGCCGCGTCTGA